From Sporosarcina sp. Te-1, the proteins below share one genomic window:
- a CDS encoding class I SAM-dependent methyltransferase translates to MSEHYYSKKPSVKSDPKEWKTAIRDVDFRFKTDAGVFSKGELDFGSRLLAESFELPQVEGDLLDVGCGYGPIGLSIAVSFPDRNVHMVDVNERALALARCNAELNGISNVEIYPSDALSAVSGDRFAAVITNPPIRAGKETVFTIYEGAHAKLVPGGELWVVIQKKQGAPSSSSKLEELFGNVETVAKNKGYFIFRSKKH, encoded by the coding sequence ATGTCTGAGCATTACTATTCGAAAAAACCGTCAGTGAAAAGTGATCCGAAAGAGTGGAAAACCGCCATCCGAGACGTAGATTTTCGTTTTAAGACGGATGCCGGTGTATTCAGCAAAGGAGAATTGGACTTCGGTTCACGACTTCTGGCCGAATCGTTCGAATTGCCTCAAGTGGAAGGTGATCTGCTTGATGTGGGATGTGGTTATGGCCCCATCGGACTGTCGATCGCCGTATCTTTTCCGGATCGGAATGTTCATATGGTCGATGTGAACGAAAGGGCACTTGCGCTTGCAAGGTGTAATGCAGAACTGAATGGAATCAGTAATGTGGAAATATATCCGAGCGATGCCCTGTCGGCAGTATCTGGAGATCGGTTTGCCGCTGTGATAACGAACCCTCCTATCCGGGCAGGAAAAGAGACGGTGTTCACCATTTATGAGGGAGCCCATGCTAAGTTGGTTCCAGGAGGCGAGTTATGGGTGGTTATCCAGAAGAAGCAGGGAGCCCCTTCGTCATCTTCAAAACTGGAAGAGCTTTTTGGCAATGTGGAGACGGTGGCAAAGAACAAGGGGTACTTCATCTTCAGGTCAAAAAAACATTGA
- the rplL gene encoding 50S ribosomal protein L7/L12 has translation MTKEQILDAIKEMTVLELNDLVKAIEEEFGVTAAAPVAMVGGAGAGEAAAEQTEFDVILASAGAEKIKVIKAVREITGLGLKEAKELVDNAPKPLKEGVSKEEAEEMKAKLEEVGAGVELK, from the coding sequence ATGACTAAAGAACAAATCCTTGACGCGATTAAAGAAATGACAGTCCTTGAGCTTAACGATCTTGTAAAAGCTATCGAAGAAGAATTCGGCGTAACTGCTGCTGCTCCTGTAGCAATGGTTGGCGGTGCAGGTGCTGGTGAAGCTGCTGCTGAACAAACTGAATTCGACGTAATCCTTGCTTCTGCTGGCGCAGAAAAAATCAAAGTTATCAAAGCGGTTCGCGAAATCACAGGTCTTGGCTTGAAAGAAGCGAAAGAACTAGTTGACAACGCTCCAAAACCACTTAAAGAAGGCGTTTCTAAAGAAGAAGCTGAAGAAATGAAAGCTAAACTTGAAGAAGTTGGCGCTGGCGTAGAACTTAAGTAA
- the rplJ gene encoding 50S ribosomal protein L10, whose translation MSKVLEAKQAVVEEISGKLKSAVSVVVVDYRGLNVSQVTELRKQLREAGVDFKVYKNSMSRRAAEIAGLEGLNEHLTGPNAIAFSTEDVVAPAKILNDFAKKNEKLEIKAGVIEGTIASVEDVKALAELPSREGLLSMLLSVLQAPMRNFALATKAVAEQKEEQGA comes from the coding sequence ATGAGCAAAGTACTAGAAGCTAAACAAGCAGTAGTTGAAGAGATCTCAGGTAAACTGAAATCAGCAGTTTCTGTTGTCGTTGTAGACTATCGTGGTCTTAACGTCAGCCAAGTGACTGAACTTCGTAAACAGCTTCGTGAAGCAGGCGTAGACTTCAAAGTTTACAAAAACTCGATGTCCCGCCGTGCGGCTGAAATTGCAGGTCTTGAAGGATTGAATGAACATTTGACAGGGCCTAACGCGATTGCGTTTTCAACAGAAGACGTAGTAGCTCCTGCAAAAATCCTTAACGATTTTGCAAAGAAGAACGAAAAACTTGAAATCAAAGCGGGTGTCATCGAAGGCACAATCGCTTCTGTAGAAGACGTGAAAGCATTGGCAGAGCTTCCATCTCGCGAAGGTCTACTCTCCATGCTCCTCAGCGTACTACAAGCTCCAATGCGCAACTTCGCGCTTGCAACAAAAGCTGTTGCAGAGCAAAAAGAAGAACAAGGCGCTTAA
- the rplA gene encoding 50S ribosomal protein L1, protein MAKRGKKFTEAAKLVERTKAYDYKEAIELAKKTSTVNFDATVEVAFRLGIDTRKNDQQIRGAVVLPNGTGKTQRVLVFAKGEKLKEAEAAGADYVGDAEYINKIQQGWFDFDVIVATPDMMGEVGKIGRVLGPKGLMPNPKTGTVTFDVAKAVEEIKAGKVEYRADKAGIIHAPIGKVSFDDQKLQENFTTVFETILKAKPAAAKGTYMKSVNVTSTMGPAVKIDPSTVTIK, encoded by the coding sequence ATGGCTAAAAGAGGTAAAAAGTTCACTGAAGCTGCGAAACTTGTTGAACGCACAAAAGCGTACGATTACAAGGAAGCAATTGAGCTTGCTAAGAAAACGAGCACAGTCAATTTTGATGCTACAGTTGAAGTCGCTTTCCGCCTGGGAATCGACACTCGTAAAAATGACCAGCAAATCCGTGGGGCTGTCGTGCTTCCAAACGGTACTGGTAAAACACAACGCGTTCTAGTTTTCGCGAAAGGTGAAAAATTGAAAGAAGCGGAAGCTGCAGGCGCAGACTATGTCGGCGATGCAGAATACATCAACAAAATCCAACAAGGTTGGTTTGACTTTGATGTAATCGTTGCAACTCCTGACATGATGGGTGAAGTTGGTAAGATCGGTCGCGTATTGGGACCAAAAGGTCTTATGCCTAACCCTAAAACAGGCACTGTAACATTTGATGTAGCAAAAGCTGTTGAGGAAATCAAAGCTGGTAAAGTTGAATACCGTGCTGACAAAGCGGGTATCATCCACGCGCCAATCGGAAAAGTTTCTTTTGACGATCAAAAACTTCAAGAGAACTTCACGACTGTCTTTGAAACAATCCTTAAAGCGAAGCCTGCTGCAGCAAAAGGAACATACATGAAGTCTGTAAACGTTACATCTACAATGGGTCCTGCAGTTAAAATCGATCCATCCACTGTAACAATTAAATAA
- the rplK gene encoding 50S ribosomal protein L11 — MAKKVTKVVKLQIPAGKANPAPPVGPALGQAGVNIMGFCKDFNARTADQAGLIIPVEITVFEDRSFTFITKTPPAAVLLKVAAKVQKGSGEPNKKKVATVKRDQVREIAEQKMQDLNAASVEAAMAMVEGTARSMGITIED; from the coding sequence GTGGCTAAAAAAGTGACGAAAGTTGTTAAATTGCAAATCCCTGCAGGTAAAGCCAATCCGGCTCCGCCAGTTGGACCAGCACTAGGTCAAGCGGGTGTTAATATCATGGGATTCTGTAAAGACTTCAACGCACGTACAGCAGATCAAGCAGGATTAATCATCCCTGTTGAAATAACTGTATTTGAAGACCGTTCATTTACGTTTATTACAAAAACTCCGCCAGCAGCAGTCTTGCTGAAGGTTGCAGCAAAAGTTCAAAAGGGTTCAGGCGAACCGAACAAGAAAAAAGTTGCAACTGTTAAGCGCGACCAAGTTCGCGAAATCGCAGAACAGAAGATGCAAGATCTAAACGCAGCATCTGTAGAAGCGGCGATGGCAATGGTTGAAGGTACTGCTCGCAGTATGGGAATCACGATCGAAGACTGA
- the nusG gene encoding transcription termination/antitermination protein NusG — protein MEKKWYVVHTYSGYENKVKANLEKRVETMGMQDKIFRVVIPEEQETDFKDGKKRTVMKKTFPGYVLVELVMTDDSWYVVRNTPGVTGFIGSSGGGAKPTPLLPEEVEFILKQMGMKERNMEVDYEIGEIIQVLEGPFAHFQGKVEEIDTDKGKVRVSVDMFGRETIMELDFNQVEKL, from the coding sequence ATGGAGAAAAAATGGTATGTCGTCCATACGTATTCCGGTTATGAGAACAAAGTGAAGGCCAACTTGGAAAAACGTGTGGAGACAATGGGTATGCAAGATAAAATATTTCGTGTCGTGATCCCGGAAGAGCAGGAAACGGATTTCAAGGACGGCAAGAAACGGACAGTCATGAAAAAGACATTCCCGGGTTATGTGCTCGTTGAACTTGTCATGACCGATGATTCTTGGTATGTCGTCCGCAACACTCCGGGTGTCACTGGATTTATCGGTTCCTCGGGCGGCGGCGCGAAACCGACACCGCTGCTTCCAGAAGAGGTAGAATTCATTTTGAAACAAATGGGCATGAAGGAACGAAACATGGAAGTCGATTACGAAATCGGCGAAATAATCCAAGTCCTCGAAGGGCCATTTGCACATTTCCAAGGAAAAGTGGAGGAAATCGACACGGATAAAGGAAAAGTGCGTGTCTCGGTCGATATGTTCGGCCGCGAAACAATAATGGAACTCGACTTTAACCAAGTAGAAAAATTATGA
- the secE gene encoding preprotein translocase subunit SecE — MGKITGFLRDVVGEMRKVSWPKRKQLTRYTIVVISTVVFMAIYFGLVDLGISQVMEWYLAL; from the coding sequence ATGGGGAAGATAACCGGTTTTTTAAGAGATGTTGTCGGGGAAATGCGGAAAGTCAGCTGGCCGAAACGTAAGCAATTGACTCGCTACACGATAGTCGTCATTTCAACAGTCGTCTTCATGGCAATATATTTCGGTTTAGTCGATTTGGGCATATCACAAGTAATGGAATGGTATCTTGCGTTATAA
- the rpmG gene encoding 50S ribosomal protein L33, translating to MSKKLIVSCEKCGSRNYSVPATSNKTAERLTIKKFCSHCNAHTIHKQTA from the coding sequence ATGTCAAAAAAATTAATAGTAAGCTGCGAAAAGTGCGGTTCTAGGAACTATTCAGTTCCTGCGACGAGCAATAAAACTGCTGAACGGTTGACAATTAAGAAATTTTGCAGCCACTGCAATGCACATACAATACACAAGCAGACCGCGTGA